A window of the Diabrotica undecimpunctata isolate CICGRU chromosome 1, icDiaUnde3, whole genome shotgun sequence genome harbors these coding sequences:
- the dbo gene encoding kelch-like protein diablo codes for MGETTGGERPPSPARLAHSSEKHPKNTLAELNLLRRHRELCDVVLNVGARKIFAHRVILSACSPYFRAMFTGELAESRQTEVTIRDIDEHAMDLLIDFCYTSHIVVEESNVQMLLPAACLLQLTEIQDICCEFLKRQLDPSNCLGIRAFADTHSCRELLRIADKFTQHNFQEVMESEEFLLLPVGQLVDIISSDELNVRTEEQVFNSVMNWVKYNVSERRPHLPQVLQHVRLPLLTPKFLVGTVGSDLLVRSDESCRDLVDEAKNYLLLPQERPLMQGPRTRPRKPTRRGEVLFAVGGWCSGDAIASVEKFDPQTMEWKMVAPMSKRRCGVGVAVLNELLYAVGGHDGQSYLNSIERYDPQTDQWSCDVAPTTSCRTSVGVAVLDNLLYAVGGQDGVQCLNHVERYDPKENKWSKVAPMTTRRLGVAVAVLGGYLYAIGGSDGQSPLNTVERYDPRHNKWTLVSPMSTRRKHLGCAVFNNLIYAVGGRDDCMELSSAERYNPHTNSWSPIVAMTSRRSGVGLAVVNGQLYAVGGFDGTAYLKTIEYYDTDQNQWRLCGSMNYRRLGGGVGVMKAPQIENRMW; via the exons ATGGGCGAAACAACCGGAGGGGAGCGGCCCCCATCACCTGCCCGTTTAGCCCATTCCTCAGAAAAGCACCCCAAAAATACTCTGGCAGAGCTAAATCTTCTACGTAGACATAGAGAACTTTGTGATGTAGTTTTGAATGTAGGAGCAAGAAAGATTTTCGCTCACAGAGTAATATTGAGTGCTTGTAGTCCCTATTTCAGGGCTATGTTTACTGGAGAATTGGCGGAATCTCGGCAAACTGAGGTCACAATTAGGGATATAGATGAACATGCAATGGATTTACTTATTGATTTTTGTTATACATCCCATATTGTGGTTGAAGAATCAAATGTTCAGATGTTATTACCAGCAGCATGTCTTCTTCAG CTGACTGAAATCCAAGATATTTGTTGTGAGTTTTTAAAACGGCAGTTAGACCCATCCAACTGTTTGGGAATAAGAGCATTTGCAGACACTCACTCATGCAGGGAGTTACTGAGAATAGCAGACAAATTTACACAGCACAACTTCCAAGAGGTCATGGAATCAGAAGAATTTCTTTTACTTCCAGTTGGGCAGTTGGTTGATATTATTTCCAGTGATGAATTAAATGTCCGTACTGAAGAGCag GTGTTCAATTCAGTTATGAACTGGGTAAAATATAACGTTTCGGAAAGAAGACCCCACCTTCCACAGGTACTGCAGCATGTCAGACTCCCTTTGCTGACTCCTAAATTTTTAGTGGGGACTGTGGGCTCTGATCTTTTGGTCAGGTCTGATGAGTCTTGTCGAGATCTCGTTGATGAAGCCAAAAACTATCTTCTACTACCCCAAGAAAGACCACTAATGCAAGGTCCCAGAACTAGACCAAGAAAGCCAACAAGAAGAG GTGAAGTACTGTTTGCTGTGGGAGGTTGGTGTAGTGGTGACGCGATTGCTTCAGTAGAAAAGTTTGATCCTCAAACCATGGAATGGAAAATGGTAGCACCCATGAGTAAGAGAAGATGTGGTGTTGGCGTTGCGGTGCTGAATGAGCTTCTATATGCTGTTGGCGGACACGACGGCCAAAGTTATTTGAACAGTATTGAAAG GTATGATCCACAAACAGATCAATGGTCATGTGATGTAGCACCTACCACTTCTTGTAGAACTAGTGTTGGGGTTGCTGTATTAGACAATTTGCTGTACGCTGTAGGTGGTCAAGATGGTGTTCAGTGCTTAAATCACGTTGAAAG GTACGACCCAAAAGAAAACAAATGGTCGAAAGTGGCACCGATGACAACGAGGAGATTAGGTGTAGCGGTAGCTGTCTTGGGTGGATATCTTTATGCCATAGGCGGTTCGGACGGTCAATCGCCTTTAAATACGGTCGAAAGGTACGATCCGAGGCACAATAAATGGACTCTGGTCAGCCCTATGTCCACGAGAAGGAAACATTTGGGTTGTGCTGTGTTCAATAACCTGATCTACGCAGTCGGAGGACGTGACGATTGCATGGAGTTGAGTAGTGCTGAGAGGTACAATCCTCATACTAACTCATGGAGTCCTATTGTTGCGATGACTTCACGACGAAGTGGA GTGGGCTTAGCGGTTGTCAACGGCCAATTATACGCCGTAGGAGGATTCGACGGTACGGCGTACTTAAAAACCATAGAATATTACGATACCGATCAAAATCAATGGAGATTGTGCGGTTCCATGAATTACAGGCGACTAGGCGGTGGAGTAGGAGTCATGAAGGCTCCCCAAATAGAGAACCGCATGTGGTAG
- the LOC140432768 gene encoding calcium and integrin-binding protein 1-like produces MGQAKSQFTDDELQNYQDLTYFTKKEVLHAHQKFKALAPEKVGHNKNAKLPMEKILLYPELSVNPFGERICKVFSSSHDGHCTFEDFLDMMSVFSETAPKSVKAEHAFRIFDFDGDDMLGKSDLQEVIRTLTGEYKLTDAEIDMLIDNILEEADFDDDRSLSFAEFEHITDKSSDFLSAFRIRL; encoded by the exons ATGGGACAAGCAAAAAGCCAATTCACGGATGATGAACTGCAGAATTACCAA gATCTAACATATTTTACTAAAAAGGAAGTCTTGCA TGCCCATCAAAAATTTAAAGCTCTTGCTCCAGAGAAAGTAGGTCACAATAAAAATGCCAAACTACCAAtggaaaaaattttattatatccaGAACTGAGTGTGAATCCATTTGGGGAGCGCATATGTAAAGTTTTCAGCTCAAGTCATGATGGTCATTGCACTTTTGAAGATTTTTTAGATATGATGTCAGTGTTCAGCGAAACAGCCCCAAAGTCTGTAAAAGCTGAACATGCCTTTCGTATATTTG attttgatGGTGACGATATGTTAGGTAAATCGGATTTACAGGAAGTGATTAGAACATTAACTGGCGAATATAAACTGACGGATGCGGAAATAGACATGTTGATTGATAATATTTTGGAAGAAGCTGATTTTGACGACGATAGGTCCCTTTCTTTTGCAGAATTTGAACATATAACTGATAAATCGTCTGATTTTTTAAG tgcaTTCAGAATTCGTTTGTAA
- the LOC140441847 gene encoding oligosaccharyltransferase complex subunit ostc-A produces the protein MEQFFTLPFTILEIPQMRIKKPSWVKQPSAMTVFSIVLVSYFLVTGGIIYDVIVEPPSVGSTTDEHGHSRPVAFMPYRVNGQYIMEGLASSFLFSLGGLGFIVLDHIHTTSTPKLNRLLLTTVGFICVLVSFFTTWIFMRMKLPGYLQS, from the exons ATGGAGCAATTTTTTACGTTACCATTTACAATTTTGGAAATACCTCAGATGAGAATTAAAAAACCTTCATGGGTGAAACAACCCTCGGCAATGACTGTGTTCTCTATAGTATTAGTTTCATATTTCCTTGTCACAGGAG GAATAATTTATGATGTGATAGTTGAGCCTCCCAGTGTTGGATCAACAACTGATGAACATGGACATTCTAGACct GTTGCTTTTATGCCATATAGGGTTAATGGTCAATACATAATGGAAGGTCTGGCTTCAAGTTTTCTATTCTCATTGGGAGGATTAGGATTTATTGTACTGGACCACATACACACTACAAGTACTCCAAAACTAAACAGACTATTATTAACTACTGTTGGCTTTATTTGTGTCTTGGTTTCATTTTTCACCACCTGGATATTCATGAGAATGAAATTACCTGGATATCTTCAGTCATAA